Proteins encoded within one genomic window of Hahella chejuensis KCTC 2396:
- the fghA gene encoding S-formylglutathione hydrolase: MHLIQENKCHGGYWRRYQHDSETCGCLMTFSVFVPAAAEEGKCATLFWLSGLTCTDQNFVQKADVESAAAEYGFIVVAPDTSPRNVGLDGEDLSYDFGSGAGFYVDATEAPWRSNYRMYSYVTEELYSLVADNLPMDPERTGVFGHSMGGHGALTIALKQPEKFRSVSAFAPICAPMSCPWGKKALAGYLGTDQENWKAYDSVALIESGAKVKTILVDQGDKDEFLAEQLNPELLKAACAEKDIPLTLNYRSGYDHSYFFIKTFIRDHVQHHHKMLNDVNR; encoded by the coding sequence ATGCACTTGATTCAGGAAAATAAATGCCACGGCGGATATTGGCGCCGCTATCAGCACGACTCGGAAACCTGCGGTTGTCTGATGACTTTTTCCGTGTTCGTTCCCGCTGCTGCGGAGGAAGGAAAGTGCGCCACCTTGTTCTGGCTTTCCGGTTTGACCTGCACAGACCAGAACTTCGTGCAGAAGGCGGACGTCGAATCCGCCGCCGCGGAATACGGCTTTATCGTGGTGGCGCCTGACACCAGCCCCCGCAATGTGGGCCTGGACGGCGAAGATCTCAGCTATGACTTTGGCTCCGGCGCCGGGTTTTACGTGGATGCGACGGAAGCGCCCTGGCGTTCCAATTACCGTATGTATTCCTACGTGACGGAAGAGCTGTACTCGCTGGTGGCTGACAACCTGCCCATGGACCCGGAGCGCACTGGCGTATTCGGCCATTCCATGGGCGGGCATGGCGCGCTGACTATCGCGCTTAAGCAACCGGAAAAATTCCGTTCAGTCTCCGCCTTTGCGCCGATTTGCGCACCCATGTCCTGCCCTTGGGGTAAGAAAGCCTTGGCGGGCTATTTAGGAACGGACCAGGAAAACTGGAAAGCCTATGATTCTGTGGCGCTGATCGAATCCGGGGCGAAAGTGAAGACGATTCTGGTGGACCAGGGGGATAAGGATGAGTTCCTGGCGGAGCAATTGAACCCAGAGCTGCTGAAGGCCGCCTGCGCGGAGAAAGACATTCCGCTGACTCTGAACTATCGCTCTGGATATGATCACAGCTACTTTTTCATTAAGACATTCATTCGCGATCATGTGCAGCATCACCACAAGATGCTCAATGACGTAAATAGATGA
- a CDS encoding GFA family protein: MKGSCLCGAIQYEVKTFEENVSHCHCSKCRKFHGAATGTYGVVNKANFAWTAGEDRIAVYRSSDQAERGFCPQCGSSLYFRFLSNPDFIDIALGTLDEEPDQLPKDHIYTASKAKWCVIGDGLPQYPGARPIIDE, translated from the coding sequence ATGAAAGGAAGCTGTCTGTGCGGCGCCATTCAATATGAAGTGAAAACCTTCGAAGAAAACGTGTCCCACTGCCATTGCTCCAAGTGCCGCAAGTTTCACGGCGCAGCGACGGGAACTTATGGCGTGGTGAACAAAGCAAACTTCGCCTGGACGGCGGGAGAAGACCGCATCGCGGTATATCGGTCATCAGATCAGGCGGAGCGGGGCTTCTGCCCCCAGTGCGGTTCCAGCCTGTATTTCCGGTTTCTCAGCAACCCGGACTTTATCGACATCGCCCTGGGAACCCTGGACGAAGAACCGGACCAACTGCCGAAAGATCACATCTACACCGCATCCAAGGCGAAATGGTGCGTCATTGGCGATGGCTTGCCTCAGTATCCTGGGGCAAGACCAATTATCGATGAGTAA